The proteins below are encoded in one region of Chrysemys picta bellii isolate R12L10 chromosome 4, ASM1138683v2, whole genome shotgun sequence:
- the LOC135983486 gene encoding olfactory receptor 5J3-like: MTWSNCTEATEFIFSGFTDRPEFQITLFVVFLVIYVVTLLGNLGIIMLIRLDSQLHIPMYFFLSNLAFVDFWYSTFITPKFLADVIAERKVISYAACVCQYCFVSFFGVTESFLLAVMAYDRYVAICNPLLYTALMSPRLCIQLVAGSFLAGFVNGMIQTITTLKLSFCGPNVIDLFFCDISPLLSLSCSDTSIYHMILLAVACVAGVFTSLIIFISYVFILSTILKIRSTEGKRKGFNTCTSHLTIVTIFYGTALFIYMQPNTKHSRGQEKVVSVFYTMVTPMLNPLIYSLRNKEVKNALKRVIELSFFP, from the coding sequence ATGACCTGGTCAAATTGCACTGAAGCAACAGAATTCATTTTCTCAGGATTCACAGATCGTCCAGAGTTTCAGATCACCCTCTTTGTGGTGTTCCTAGTGATCTATGTGGTTACCCTGCTGGGGAATCTTGGGATAATCATGCTAATCAGGCTGGATTCTCAGCTACACAttcccatgtactttttcctcagtaatttGGCTTTTGTAGATTTCTGGTATTCCACATTCATCACTCCCAAGTTCTTAGCTGACGTGATAGCAGAGAGGAAAGTCATATCTTATGCTGCATGTGTATGTCAATACTGTTTTGTCAGTTTCTTTGGGGTTACTGAGTCTTTCCTCCTGGCTGTCATGGCGTACGACCGTTACGTGGCCATCTGTAACCCCCTGCTTTATACAGCTCTCATGTCCCCGAGACTCTGTATCCAGCTGGTGGCTGGGTCATTCCTAGCTGGGTTTGTAAATGGAATGATCCAAACTATTACCACGTTAAAATTATCCTTCTGTGGCCCCAATGTCATTGACCTGTTCTTCTGTGACATCTCCCCGCTGTTATCACTCTCCTGCTCCGATACCAGCATCTATCACATGATCCTTTTGGCCGTGGCTTGTGTGGCTGGGGTGTTCACCAGCCTGATTATCTTCATCTCCTATGTTTTCATCCTCTCCACCATCCTGAAGATCAGGTCCACCGAGGGGAAGCGCAAAGGGTTCAACACCTGCACCTCCCACTTGACGATCGTCACCATATTCTATGGCACTGCTCTATTTATCTATATGCAGCCCAACACCAAACATTCACGGGGTCAGGAAAAAGTGGTCTCAGTGTTCTATACAATGGTgacccccatgttgaaccccttgatctacagcctgaggaacaaagaggtgaagaACGCTTTGAAAAGGGTCATAGAACTGAGTTTTTTTCCCTAG